The following are encoded in a window of Qipengyuania soli genomic DNA:
- a CDS encoding Hsp20 family protein, which yields MNRMDFTPYRRSTVGFDRLFDLMERQARNAGGDNYPPFNIERRGDDEYRITLAVAGFRPADLDITAQQNLLTIQGKKRDETAEGEMLHIGIANRGFERRFELADYVRVDNADLADGLLIIDLVREVPEAMKPKKVMIGAQKTLEVVKDEDDGSKAA from the coding sequence ATGAACCGTATGGACTTTACCCCCTATCGTCGTTCCACCGTCGGCTTCGACCGCCTGTTCGACCTGATGGAGCGCCAGGCGCGCAACGCCGGTGGCGACAACTACCCCCCCTTCAACATCGAGCGTCGCGGTGACGACGAATATCGCATCACTCTTGCGGTGGCCGGTTTCCGTCCTGCCGACCTCGACATCACCGCCCAGCAGAACCTGCTTACGATCCAGGGCAAGAAGCGCGATGAAACCGCCGAAGGCGAGATGCTGCACATCGGCATCGCCAACCGCGGCTTCGAACGACGCTTCGAACTGGCCGACTATGTACGCGTCGATAATGCCGACCTCGCCGACGGTCTTCTGATCATCGATCTGGTGCGCGAAGTGCCGGAAGCGATGAAGCCGAAGAAGGTCATGATCGGCGCGCAGAAGACGCTCGAGGTGGTGAAGGACGAGGACGACGGCTCCAAGGCCGCCTGA
- a CDS encoding CTP synthase — MARYIFITGGVVSSLGKGLMAASLAALLQARGYKVRIRKFDPYLNVDPGTMSPYQHGEVYVTDDGAETDLDLGHYERFTGVSAHQGDNVTSGRIYQQIIAKERRGDYLGATVQVVPHVTDAIKEFALADQGDHDFILCEIGGTVGDIESLPFMEAIRQLRNELEPLQSLSVHVTLVPYIKAAGELKTKPTQHSVRELASLGIKPDVLLCRAEHPIPDGERQKIANFCNVRKEAVIPALDAPSIYSVPLQYHAEGLDSEVLRGFGITDAPEPDLSRWYDVVDRHQNPEGEVTIGVVGKYVGLQDAYKSLNEALVHGGMANRVKVNINWIDAEIFEQGDSDIAAQLEPMHAILVPGGFGERGSEGKIAAVRFARERNVPFFGICLGMQMACIEGARAAGFDKASSTEFGETSEPVVGIITEWMTQEGLQTREAGGDLGGTMRLGAYEAKLTANSHVSTIYGGATTISERHRHRYEVNGAYMAPLEKQGLIFSGMSPDGLLPEIVERPDHPWFVGVQFHPELKSKPFDPHPLFAGFVRAALEQARLV, encoded by the coding sequence ATGGCGCGGTATATTTTCATCACCGGCGGCGTGGTCTCCTCGCTTGGCAAAGGTCTGATGGCAGCATCGCTTGCTGCCCTCCTCCAGGCGCGCGGCTACAAGGTCCGCATTCGTAAGTTCGATCCCTACCTTAACGTGGATCCCGGGACGATGAGTCCCTATCAGCACGGCGAGGTCTATGTGACCGACGACGGAGCGGAGACCGACCTCGACCTCGGCCATTACGAGCGTTTCACGGGCGTTTCTGCGCACCAGGGCGACAACGTCACTTCGGGCCGGATCTACCAGCAGATCATCGCCAAGGAACGCCGCGGCGATTACCTCGGCGCGACGGTGCAGGTGGTCCCGCACGTCACCGATGCGATCAAGGAATTCGCGCTCGCCGACCAGGGCGACCACGATTTCATCCTTTGCGAGATCGGCGGTACGGTCGGTGACATCGAAAGCCTTCCTTTCATGGAGGCGATTCGCCAGCTGAGGAACGAGCTAGAGCCACTGCAGTCGCTGAGCGTCCATGTGACGCTGGTCCCCTACATCAAGGCTGCGGGCGAGTTGAAGACCAAGCCGACCCAGCACTCGGTCCGTGAGCTGGCCAGCCTGGGCATCAAGCCCGACGTGCTGCTGTGCCGCGCCGAGCATCCGATACCGGACGGCGAGCGCCAGAAGATCGCCAACTTCTGCAACGTCCGCAAGGAAGCGGTAATCCCGGCCCTCGACGCGCCTTCTATCTACTCGGTCCCGCTGCAATACCACGCGGAAGGTCTCGACAGCGAAGTGCTGCGTGGGTTCGGCATCACCGACGCGCCCGAACCCGACCTGTCGCGCTGGTACGACGTCGTCGATCGCCATCAGAACCCCGAGGGCGAGGTCACCATCGGCGTGGTCGGCAAGTATGTCGGCCTTCAGGACGCCTACAAGTCGCTCAACGAGGCGCTCGTCCATGGCGGCATGGCCAACCGGGTGAAGGTCAACATCAACTGGATCGATGCGGAAATCTTCGAGCAGGGAGACAGCGACATCGCCGCCCAGCTCGAACCGATGCACGCGATCCTCGTGCCAGGCGGATTCGGTGAACGCGGAAGCGAGGGCAAGATCGCTGCGGTGCGCTTTGCGCGTGAGCGCAATGTTCCGTTCTTCGGGATCTGTCTCGGAATGCAGATGGCCTGCATCGAAGGGGCTCGTGCGGCCGGCTTCGATAAGGCAAGCTCCACCGAGTTCGGCGAAACGAGCGAGCCGGTGGTTGGCATCATTACCGAATGGATGACGCAGGAGGGGCTCCAGACCCGGGAAGCCGGCGGGGACCTTGGCGGGACAATGCGCCTGGGCGCTTACGAAGCGAAGCTTACTGCCAACAGCCACGTTTCCACCATCTATGGGGGAGCCACCACGATTTCGGAGCGCCACCGTCACCGCTACGAGGTCAACGGTGCCTACATGGCTCCGCTGGAAAAGCAGGGCCTTATCTTCTCGGGCATGTCTCCCGACGGGCTTCTTCCGGAGATCGTCGAGCGTCCTGACCACCCATGGTTCGTGGGGGTGCAATTCCATCCGGAATTGAAATCCAAACCCTTCGATCCCCACCCGCTTTTCGCTGGATTCGTCAGGGCTGCGTTGGAACAGGCGCGTCTCGTTTAG
- the secG gene encoding preprotein translocase subunit SecG — MFLFLTVLQAIVAAALVGVILMQRSEGGGLGIGGSPSGMLSARGAADFLTRSTRWLAILFVVLSIALAAVAVKNSGNNSLESTLDRAVAPSQPVDPLGAATTGEQPATAPAAAETAPAADPLADVAE; from the coding sequence ATGTTTCTGTTTCTCACCGTCCTCCAGGCGATCGTCGCAGCCGCTCTTGTCGGTGTTATCCTGATGCAGCGCTCGGAAGGCGGCGGCCTTGGCATCGGCGGTAGCCCATCGGGCATGCTGAGCGCGCGCGGCGCGGCGGATTTCCTTACCCGCTCGACCCGCTGGCTGGCCATTCTCTTCGTTGTTCTGTCGATCGCCCTTGCTGCAGTCGCAGTGAAGAACTCGGGCAACAACAGCCTCGAATCGACTCTTGATCGAGCGGTTGCACCATCGCAGCCGGTCGATCCGCTCGGCGCGGCAACCACCGGCGAGCAGCCGGCGACCGCTCCTGCGGCAGCAGAGACTGCTCCGGCCGCCGATCCGCTGGCCGACGTAGCCGAATAA
- the tpiA gene encoding triose-phosphate isomerase codes for MAERPYIVGNWKMNGTRAMLSEARAIDRAAQRYMKVEVALAPPYTLIHAVHREAEQIGIGAQDCHPGAEGAHTGDIAASMLADAGAKFVILGHSERRQDHGETNKLINAKIESALEAGLRVILCCGETLETRDAGDAEDFVLRQLKSALPAFGDPAERLTIAYEPIWAIGTGRTATAQDIEAMHRAIRALLDNTYGEDVSAQVRILYGGSVKPENAREILSTPEVGGALVGGASLSAESFLGIVVGASEAEEA; via the coding sequence ATGGCCGAACGGCCCTACATCGTTGGCAATTGGAAAATGAACGGCACGCGCGCCATGCTGTCGGAAGCGCGCGCCATTGACCGCGCTGCACAGCGCTACATGAAGGTCGAGGTCGCTCTGGCTCCTCCCTACACGCTGATTCATGCGGTCCACCGCGAAGCTGAGCAGATCGGCATCGGCGCGCAGGACTGCCATCCCGGAGCAGAAGGTGCGCACACCGGCGACATCGCCGCATCCATGCTGGCTGACGCGGGAGCGAAGTTCGTAATTCTCGGACACAGTGAGCGTCGCCAGGACCACGGCGAGACTAACAAGCTCATCAACGCCAAGATCGAATCAGCCCTGGAAGCGGGTCTTCGGGTCATCCTTTGCTGCGGCGAAACGCTGGAAACCCGAGATGCCGGAGATGCGGAGGACTTCGTTCTGCGCCAGCTCAAGTCTGCGTTGCCGGCGTTCGGTGACCCGGCGGAGCGCCTGACCATCGCCTACGAACCGATCTGGGCGATCGGCACAGGACGCACCGCCACTGCACAGGACATCGAGGCGATGCACCGAGCCATCCGTGCGCTTCTCGACAATACCTATGGCGAGGATGTCTCCGCACAGGTCCGCATCCTCTACGGCGGTTCGGTGAAGCCCGAGAATGCGCGCGAAATTCTTTCGACGCCGGAAGTCGGCGGGGCACTCGTTGGCGGCGCTAGCCTCAGCGCCGAGAGCTTCCTCGGCATCGTCGTCGGCGCTTCCGAAGCCGAAGAGGCCTGA
- the grxC gene encoding glutaredoxin 3, translating into MSHPPVVIYTKFGCGYCFRAKRLLDQKGVDYTEHDITMGGPKRSEMLERAPGAMTVPQIFIGDIHVGGSDDLHALEREGKLDAMLEA; encoded by the coding sequence ATGAGTCATCCCCCTGTCGTCATCTACACCAAGTTCGGCTGTGGTTATTGCTTCCGCGCCAAGCGGCTGCTCGACCAGAAGGGGGTAGATTACACCGAGCATGACATCACCATGGGCGGTCCCAAGCGTTCCGAAATGCTGGAACGCGCACCGGGTGCGATGACCGTCCCGCAGATTTTCATAGGCGATATCCACGTCGGCGGGTCGGATGACCTCCATGCCCTCGAGCGAGAGGGCAAGCTGGATGCGATGCTGGAAGCCTGA
- a CDS encoding peptidylprolyl isomerase, whose amino-acid sequence MLQFFRNMFKTKLGLALALVFLGLIALAFASADVSSTGTFGGVAGGDRVAVVGDQKIGTSDLIRAANNGLDRVRQDRPTITMQTFVAEKGLEQVLDALIDRFSLKGFAEKYGIRAGANLVNSEIRTIPAFRGPDGNFSETAYRQVLAQQRITDAQARDDLGTSLLSQQVFMPASFGATVPQKLAYRYAQLFKERRQGTIALLPSAAYAPKGPVSDSTLKAFYDSNRALFVRPERRVIRFATFDAAALGDRVNPTDAEIAARYERDKAQYAASETRNFTQIIVPTEAAAKSIRQRVEGGASLEAVAREAGLRAAPVTEVDRKALAGQASEAVAKAYFSAARGSVAQPARSSLGWHVARIDSVNSKPARTLAQVRGEIEDALRTEKRSTGLANLAIEIEDQISDGATLSEIAEERGLELTTTQPALADGRIYRSPNETLPAILAPALSTAFQMEEEEPEIAPLAGGQDYLVYEVSDITPAATAPFGEIKEVVAQSWRQAEGMKAAQAAADRILKKVRSGTTLAAALAAEKVALPSPDAVNLTREQLAAERERRIPPPLALLFSMAEGTTKKLEGPNKAGFYVVNLADVTMDNLAKDDPLIAQARTQMGPLLGDEFAKQLSFAMRDELGVERNQSAIDAVRKQLLGEN is encoded by the coding sequence ATGCTCCAGTTCTTCCGCAACATGTTCAAGACCAAGCTGGGCCTCGCGCTCGCATTGGTTTTCCTTGGCCTCATCGCATTGGCCTTTGCCAGTGCCGACGTGTCCAGCACCGGGACCTTCGGTGGTGTGGCTGGCGGCGACCGGGTGGCGGTTGTCGGGGACCAGAAGATCGGCACCAGTGATCTAATCCGCGCTGCGAACAATGGTCTCGACCGGGTGCGCCAGGATCGCCCGACGATCACGATGCAGACCTTCGTCGCCGAGAAAGGTCTCGAACAGGTCCTGGATGCGCTCATCGACCGGTTTTCGCTCAAAGGCTTTGCCGAGAAATACGGAATCAGGGCCGGCGCGAACCTGGTGAACAGCGAAATCCGGACGATTCCGGCGTTCCGCGGTCCCGACGGAAATTTCAGCGAGACTGCCTATCGCCAGGTTCTCGCACAACAGCGCATTACAGACGCGCAGGCGCGTGACGACCTTGGTACTTCGCTTCTCTCGCAACAAGTGTTCATGCCGGCATCGTTCGGCGCGACGGTCCCGCAAAAGCTGGCCTATCGCTATGCCCAGCTATTCAAGGAGCGCCGCCAAGGGACGATCGCCCTGCTTCCTTCGGCTGCTTATGCGCCGAAGGGTCCCGTATCGGACAGCACGCTCAAAGCATTCTATGATTCGAACCGAGCGCTCTTCGTGCGCCCAGAGCGGCGCGTTATCCGTTTCGCCACTTTCGATGCCGCTGCGCTTGGAGATCGGGTCAATCCCACCGACGCGGAAATTGCGGCCCGCTACGAGCGCGACAAGGCGCAGTACGCTGCCAGCGAAACACGCAATTTCACCCAGATCATCGTTCCGACAGAAGCAGCGGCAAAGTCGATCCGCCAGCGTGTTGAAGGGGGCGCATCGCTTGAAGCGGTAGCGCGTGAGGCAGGCCTTCGTGCTGCTCCGGTGACCGAGGTCGACCGCAAGGCATTGGCCGGCCAGGCTTCCGAAGCAGTGGCCAAGGCGTATTTCAGCGCAGCACGGGGATCGGTCGCTCAACCGGCTCGCAGCTCCCTCGGCTGGCACGTTGCCCGGATCGATTCGGTCAATTCCAAGCCGGCTCGCACGCTCGCGCAGGTGCGCGGCGAGATCGAAGATGCCCTCCGCACAGAGAAGCGATCGACGGGCCTCGCCAACCTCGCCATCGAAATCGAAGATCAGATTAGCGACGGGGCAACGCTCAGTGAAATTGCTGAGGAGCGTGGTCTCGAGCTTACGACAACCCAGCCCGCTCTCGCCGACGGTCGCATCTATCGTTCGCCGAACGAGACGCTACCCGCAATTCTTGCACCTGCACTTTCGACCGCCTTCCAGATGGAGGAGGAAGAGCCGGAGATTGCACCCTTGGCCGGTGGTCAGGACTATCTCGTTTACGAGGTGAGCGACATCACCCCAGCTGCGACTGCGCCCTTCGGGGAAATCAAGGAAGTCGTCGCGCAGAGCTGGCGCCAGGCCGAAGGCATGAAGGCAGCTCAGGCTGCTGCGGACAGGATACTCAAAAAGGTGCGGAGCGGCACGACACTTGCTGCGGCCCTCGCGGCCGAAAAGGTCGCACTCCCGAGTCCCGACGCAGTCAATCTGACGCGTGAACAGCTGGCTGCAGAACGTGAGCGTCGCATCCCTCCTCCGCTGGCCCTCCTCTTCAGCATGGCGGAAGGAACCACGAAGAAGCTCGAAGGCCCCAACAAGGCTGGCTTCTATGTCGTGAACCTTGCTGATGTGACGATGGACAATCTTGCCAAGGACGATCCCCTGATCGCACAGGCACGAACCCAGATGGGGCCACTGCTAGGCGACGAGTTCGCCAAGCAGCTGAGCTTCGCCATGCGCGATGAACTGGGCGTCGAGCGCAACCAGTCGGCCATCGACGCCGTTCGCAAGCAGTTGCTCGGCGAGAATTGA